A genomic region of Methanothermobacter sp. CaT2 contains the following coding sequences:
- a CDS encoding GAF domain-containing protein: MEKLSETEKMIMSYLESNPPEECMLDKITRGINRSRATVLKYLHILEARGLVTYRTVGRSKLWMPAGDLEGTVEYTGDTSRDSELIKNASKIHRNLLELLELERKIDDPDKLVFTINTLMDIVVSNGLFRRMFPGAQCLGDIMDRESLVLIENRMKSRGTIQVDLRGRDGIRRNYSLSVIPVNNFWVIIGRDLASSSFSKNELEVLLTITRLRSSSGSLEELMNSIRDELSTIMDLNQLSVVLSDASGFSRVYEYPESEDLTEFEYFIYRSIETLETVSWRYDSGLMLSVPLLTEERAKGALIIRSPEDSVASQILEIIEMVADEVSEYLEMEKLRQEKDEFIRTLLAMNRVSEIINSDEEEEKMLEKSIEAVIETLEFEMGCIYLMEEKRELQLRVQRNLPETLSRMCMAGAFTDLFERSIEKEGVIYITSESPEYRMIHESIRRNNIRTILMIPIKFSGEITGILNLASYSVKPYNRISLENISSIGLQLGSALQRKSYNL, from the coding sequence GTGGAGAAACTCTCTGAAACCGAGAAGATGATAATGTCCTACCTGGAATCAAATCCTCCAGAGGAGTGCATGCTCGACAAGATAACCCGTGGAATAAACAGGAGCAGGGCAACAGTTCTCAAGTACCTGCACATACTGGAGGCCAGGGGTCTTGTAACATACAGGACGGTTGGCAGAAGCAAACTATGGATGCCTGCGGGGGACCTTGAGGGAACTGTGGAATACACTGGAGACACATCCAGAGATTCTGAGCTTATAAAAAACGCATCAAAAATTCACAGAAACCTCCTGGAACTCCTGGAACTTGAAAGAAAAATAGATGACCCTGATAAACTCGTCTTCACCATAAACACCCTCATGGACATAGTAGTATCCAACGGCCTTTTCAGAAGAATGTTCCCTGGCGCACAGTGCCTTGGGGACATCATGGACCGGGAGAGCCTGGTCCTCATTGAGAACAGGATGAAATCCCGGGGCACGATACAGGTCGATCTGAGGGGAAGGGATGGGATAAGGAGGAACTACAGTCTTTCAGTCATACCTGTAAACAACTTCTGGGTCATCATAGGAAGGGACCTTGCAAGTTCCTCATTTTCCAAGAATGAACTTGAGGTCCTCCTCACAATCACAAGGTTGAGATCATCCTCTGGCAGCCTTGAGGAGCTTATGAACTCAATAAGGGATGAATTATCCACAATAATGGACCTTAACCAGCTTTCGGTGGTCCTAAGCGATGCCTCCGGGTTCAGCAGGGTCTACGAGTACCCTGAGTCAGAGGATCTCACTGAATTTGAATACTTCATCTACAGGAGCATTGAAACCCTCGAGACGGTATCATGGAGGTATGACTCGGGTCTCATGCTTTCAGTACCCCTCCTCACAGAGGAGAGGGCGAAGGGAGCCCTTATAATCAGAAGCCCCGAGGACTCCGTAGCCTCACAGATCCTTGAAATCATAGAGATGGTGGCCGACGAGGTCTCAGAGTATCTAGAAATGGAGAAACTGAGACAGGAGAAGGACGAGTTCATAAGAACACTTCTGGCCATGAACAGGGTTTCTGAAATTATAAACAGTGATGAGGAAGAGGAAAAAATGCTTGAGAAATCAATCGAGGCCGTCATAGAAACCCTGGAATTTGAAATGGGATGCATATACCTCATGGAGGAGAAAAGGGAACTCCAGCTCAGGGTTCAGAGGAACCTGCCAGAAACACTCAGCAGAATGTGCATGGCCGGGGCCTTCACAGACCTCTTTGAGAGGTCCATTGAGAAGGAGGGGGTTATATACATAACCTCTGAGTCGCCTGAATACCGCATGATACATGAGTCCATAAGGAGAAACAATATAAGAACAATTCTAATGATCCCGATTAAGTTTTCAGGGGAGATAACAGGAATCTTAAACCTGGCAAGTTACAGTGTTAAACCCTACAACAGGATAAGCCTTGAGAACATTTCATCAATAGGGCTTCAGCTTGGAAGCGCCCTCCAGAGGAAAAGTTATAACTTATAA
- a CDS encoding aconitase X: MYLDRTEERMYDGEFGETVQQSMEILVALGDIYGAERMVDISSAQVSGVSYKTIGDAGLEYLEDLRARGAGVKVASTLNPAGMDLQRWREMGFSEEFASRQIRIVEAYSAMDVMNTCTCTPYLIGNVPLRGSHVAWSESSAVSYANSVLGARTNREGGPGALAAAICGKTPEYGYHLQENRRATLRVDVECELSGSDYGALGYITGKIAGEGVPYFTFTGHPSADDLKALGAAMASSGAVALYHVDGVTPEYMEASPDEAGESITVDTGDILEAREELSTTDDDPDLICLGCPHCSLDEIRRIASFLRKNKPACDLWVCTSAAIGSAASRMGYTDVIEAAGGMVVSDTCMVVAPVEDLGYEVLGVDSAKAANYVPGMCGLDAVYDDWMNLIRP, translated from the coding sequence GTGTACCTTGATAGGACAGAAGAGAGGATGTATGATGGTGAATTCGGTGAGACGGTCCAGCAGAGTATGGAGATACTTGTTGCCCTGGGTGATATCTATGGTGCTGAGAGGATGGTTGACATATCCTCTGCCCAGGTTTCAGGGGTATCCTACAAGACAATAGGGGACGCCGGTCTTGAATACCTGGAGGACCTCCGTGCCAGGGGTGCCGGAGTGAAGGTTGCAAGTACCCTTAACCCTGCGGGGATGGACCTCCAGAGATGGAGGGAGATGGGCTTCTCAGAGGAATTCGCCAGTAGACAGATAAGGATAGTGGAGGCATACTCTGCCATGGATGTCATGAACACCTGCACCTGCACCCCCTACCTCATAGGGAACGTCCCCCTGAGGGGCTCCCATGTTGCCTGGTCAGAGTCCTCTGCAGTTTCCTATGCCAACTCTGTTCTGGGAGCCAGGACCAACCGTGAGGGTGGTCCAGGGGCCCTTGCAGCCGCCATATGCGGTAAGACCCCTGAGTATGGCTACCATCTCCAGGAGAACCGGAGGGCCACCCTGAGGGTTGATGTTGAATGTGAACTCTCAGGCTCGGATTACGGGGCCCTGGGTTACATTACAGGAAAAATTGCCGGTGAAGGTGTCCCATATTTCACTTTCACTGGTCATCCCTCGGCTGATGACCTCAAGGCCCTTGGGGCTGCCATGGCGTCGTCCGGTGCGGTTGCACTCTACCATGTTGATGGGGTGACACCCGAGTACATGGAAGCCTCTCCTGATGAGGCGGGGGAGAGCATTACGGTTGATACCGGGGATATACTGGAGGCAAGGGAGGAGCTGTCCACCACTGATGATGATCCTGACCTCATATGCCTGGGATGCCCCCACTGTTCCCTGGATGAGATCCGGAGGATAGCCTCATTTTTAAGGAAAAATAAGCCTGCCTGTGACCTCTGGGTGTGCACCTCTGCTGCCATAGGAAGTGCTGCCAGCAGGATGGGCTACACAGACGTTATAGAGGCAGCAGGTGGGATGGTTGTATCTGACACCTGCATGGTGGTTGCACCTGTGGAGGATCTTGGCTATGAGGTCCTTGGTGTTGACTCTGCCAAGGCCGCCAACTATGTCCCGGGTATGTGTGGCCTTGATGCCGTCTATGATGACTGGATGAACCTCATCAGACCTTAA
- a CDS encoding DHH family phosphoesterase encodes MTHRKQPSSSSKLPDSILKRGAEASKVLEEHLERGNIIRIISHNDADGLSAAGVVARAISSMNGQFHISILSRLKKEFIKKLSGEKYSLFFFCDMGSAYLEEISRLKGDVIVADHHQPSEFEAGPHVVHINPHLHGLDGSRDLSASGTAYLATRLLNRKTAPLALVGALGDMQYTDGFTGANRFIMEEAVEEGVLQVHSDLKLASRYTEPLYRSIAYTFNPALPGLTGDMEASMGFLENIGVSYGVKYPDLSPEERDVLRDELTGINPEIFGEVFTSREFRSIGDLSDIAGVLDACGKNRKYGIGIGLCLGEREGALDVALELQKNYREELVKGLAWIRREGSTTLENLQYIYSEDKAFKGIMGTIASISLSLKILDPDIPLLGLSRMDQHVKVSARTTRPAVERGVNLGVALRDAAASFGGTGGGHDIAAGAMVPYRDMESFLQLVDEILGTQTGP; translated from the coding sequence ATGACCCACAGAAAGCAGCCCTCCTCGTCAAGTAAACTCCCCGACTCAATTCTCAAGAGGGGTGCAGAGGCCTCAAAGGTCCTTGAGGAGCACCTTGAAAGGGGAAACATAATAAGGATCATCTCTCACAACGACGCAGATGGTCTATCAGCCGCAGGAGTTGTTGCAAGGGCCATTTCATCCATGAATGGTCAGTTCCACATCTCCATCCTCTCGAGGCTGAAGAAGGAGTTCATTAAGAAATTGTCGGGAGAGAAATACTCCCTATTCTTTTTCTGTGATATGGGAAGCGCCTACCTTGAGGAGATATCCCGCCTGAAGGGTGATGTCATCGTCGCTGACCATCATCAGCCCTCTGAATTCGAGGCAGGACCCCATGTTGTTCACATAAACCCTCATCTGCATGGCCTTGATGGCAGCAGGGACCTCAGTGCATCTGGAACAGCCTACCTGGCCACGAGACTCCTTAACAGAAAGACCGCCCCCCTTGCCCTTGTGGGTGCCTTGGGGGACATGCAGTACACTGACGGATTCACCGGTGCAAACAGGTTCATCATGGAGGAGGCTGTTGAAGAGGGTGTCCTTCAGGTCCACAGTGACCTCAAGCTGGCATCAAGGTACACCGAGCCCCTTTACCGTTCCATTGCATACACATTCAACCCGGCCCTGCCTGGCCTCACGGGAGATATGGAGGCTTCTATGGGCTTCCTTGAGAATATAGGTGTATCCTATGGCGTTAAATATCCTGACCTGTCCCCTGAGGAGAGGGATGTTCTGAGGGATGAACTTACAGGGATAAACCCTGAGATATTCGGAGAGGTATTCACGAGCAGGGAATTCCGGAGTATAGGTGACCTCTCTGACATTGCAGGGGTGCTTGATGCCTGTGGAAAGAACCGTAAATATGGCATAGGAATCGGACTGTGCCTCGGTGAAAGGGAAGGTGCCCTTGATGTGGCCCTCGAGCTCCAGAAGAACTACCGTGAGGAGCTTGTGAAGGGCCTTGCATGGATAAGGAGGGAGGGCTCCACCACCCTGGAGAACCTGCAGTACATCTACAGTGAGGATAAGGCCTTCAAGGGGATCATGGGAACCATAGCAAGCATATCACTCTCGCTCAAAATTCTTGACCCTGACATCCCCCTCCTCGGACTTTCACGGATGGATCAGCACGTTAAGGTATCTGCAAGGACAACCAGGCCAGCTGTTGAAAGGGGTGTTAACCTCGGGGTTGCCCTCAGGGATGCCGCCGCAAGTTTTGGTGGTACCGGGGGAGGACATGATATAGCGGCCGGGGCGATGGTGCCCTACAGGGATATGGAGAGTTTTCTGCAGCTTGTTGATGAGATACTGGGGACCCAGACTGGTCCCTGA
- a CDS encoding 30S ribosomal protein S15 produces the protein MSLKPDWVEYSNEEIEDLIVKLYREGNSTSKIGIILRDQHGIPSVKAVTGLKITQILEKHEMKPEYPEDLMNLIRKAVNIRDHLKEHPKDLHTRRGLQIVESKIRRLVKYYVREGVLPEGWRYDPQKAALLVK, from the coding sequence ATGTCTCTAAAACCTGATTGGGTTGAATACTCAAATGAAGAAATAGAGGATCTTATAGTCAAACTATACAGGGAGGGTAACTCCACCAGCAAAATAGGTATAATACTGAGGGACCAGCACGGCATACCCAGCGTAAAGGCCGTTACAGGGCTTAAAATAACACAGATACTTGAGAAGCATGAAATGAAACCTGAATACCCTGAGGACCTCATGAATCTCATAAGGAAGGCTGTTAACATAAGGGATCACCTTAAGGAACACCCAAAGGACCTCCACACAAGGAGGGGCCTTCAGATCGTTGAATCAAAGATAAGGCGCCTTGTCAAATACTATGTGAGAGAAGGTGTCCTTCCTGAAGGATGGAGATATGACCCACAGAAAGCAGCCCTCCTCGTCAAGTAA
- a CDS encoding XTP/dITP diphosphatase has protein sequence MKVTFITGNKHKLSEAEKIFHGTGIELMHADLGYPELQGTLEEVARYGAEHAARIMDGPVIVEDAGLFIRALKWFPGPYSAYVQDTIGNRGILKLMENVEDRYAEFRSAVGFCTPNSEPEVFLGVVKGRIGTEERGTMGFAFDPLFYPEGMDKSFGELSTSEKNRFSHRSRALKKFAEWYIENYEVI, from the coding sequence ATGAAGGTAACATTTATAACTGGTAATAAACACAAGTTATCTGAGGCAGAGAAGATATTCCATGGTACTGGAATAGAACTGATGCATGCTGATCTGGGCTACCCGGAACTTCAGGGAACACTTGAGGAGGTGGCCCGCTACGGTGCAGAACATGCTGCCAGGATCATGGATGGTCCTGTGATCGTTGAGGACGCAGGACTATTTATAAGGGCTCTTAAATGGTTTCCAGGACCCTATTCTGCCTATGTACAGGATACCATAGGAAACCGTGGCATATTAAAGCTCATGGAAAATGTTGAAGATCGCTACGCCGAGTTCAGGTCGGCTGTTGGGTTCTGCACCCCCAACTCCGAACCCGAGGTTTTTTTAGGCGTGGTGAAGGGACGTATAGGTACTGAGGAGCGCGGAACAATGGGTTTCGCCTTCGACCCGTTATTCTATCCTGAAGGGATGGATAAAAGCTTCGGAGAACTCAGTACCTCAGAGAAGAACAGGTTTTCGCATCGAAGCAGGGCCCTTAAAAAATTTGCAGAATGGTACATTGAAAATTATGAGGTGATTTGA
- a CDS encoding bifunctional N(6)-L-threonylcarbamoyladenine synthase/serine/threonine protein kinase — protein sequence MLCLGIEGTAEKTGVGIVDEAGNVLSLRGKPLIPEKGGIHPREAAEHHAKWIPRLMAEACRDAGVELGEIGLISFSRGPGLGPALRTVATAARTLALSLDVPIVGVNHCIGHIEIGRLTTGASDPVSLYVSGGNTQVIAFNEGRYRVFGETLDIAVGNMLDQFARESGLGHPGGPVIEQLALKASEYIELPYSVKGMDISFSGLLTAALRKMEAGAGLEDLAYSIQETAFSMLVEVTERALAYTEKNQVLLCGGVAVNRRLRDMLREMCQEHHVEFHMPPPEYCGDNGAMIAWLGQLVYRYRGPDALEDTTVVQRYRTDEVDVPWMRESEAGIELPPDILAKGAEANIYRGQWIGRPCIIKERISKGYRIPEIDQKLRSSRTRREARLINQAKGAGVQTPVLFDVDPDGGVMVMEEVRGTPFRDAVEDTELCSRIGEAIGRLHHAGIIHGDLTGSNIIIRGDDVVFIDFGLGRFSDEIEDMGVDLLVLKKSLESTHYALAGECFSRVLEGYGKIIDADIQSKIREIESRGRYTD from the coding sequence ATGTTGTGTCTTGGTATAGAGGGAACTGCAGAGAAGACAGGTGTTGGTATCGTCGATGAGGCTGGAAATGTCCTATCACTGCGGGGAAAGCCACTTATACCTGAAAAGGGAGGTATACATCCCAGGGAGGCTGCTGAACACCATGCAAAATGGATACCCCGTCTCATGGCTGAGGCATGCCGTGATGCAGGTGTTGAACTCGGGGAAATAGGACTGATATCCTTTTCGAGGGGTCCGGGCCTTGGGCCAGCACTCAGGACCGTTGCAACAGCAGCTAGAACACTCGCACTTTCACTTGATGTTCCGATAGTTGGTGTTAACCACTGCATAGGTCACATAGAGATAGGCCGGCTCACCACAGGGGCCAGTGACCCTGTTTCACTCTATGTGAGCGGCGGGAACACCCAGGTCATAGCCTTCAACGAGGGAAGGTACCGTGTCTTCGGTGAAACCCTCGACATAGCCGTCGGTAACATGCTCGACCAGTTTGCAAGGGAATCGGGCCTGGGACACCCGGGCGGTCCGGTCATTGAGCAGCTTGCATTGAAGGCCTCAGAGTACATTGAACTCCCCTACAGCGTTAAGGGGATGGATATATCCTTCTCAGGGCTTCTAACAGCTGCTTTAAGAAAAATGGAGGCTGGTGCAGGCCTTGAGGATCTGGCTTACAGCATCCAGGAGACAGCGTTTTCAATGCTGGTGGAGGTTACAGAGCGGGCCCTGGCATACACAGAAAAGAATCAGGTCCTCCTCTGTGGTGGAGTGGCTGTTAACAGGCGTCTGAGGGATATGCTGAGGGAGATGTGCCAGGAGCACCACGTGGAATTCCACATGCCTCCCCCTGAGTACTGTGGTGATAACGGTGCGATGATTGCCTGGCTCGGTCAGCTCGTCTACAGGTACAGGGGGCCGGATGCCCTGGAGGACACCACGGTGGTGCAGCGTTACCGGACCGATGAGGTGGATGTCCCCTGGATGAGGGAATCAGAGGCAGGAATAGAGCTCCCCCCTGACATCCTGGCCAAGGGTGCCGAGGCAAATATCTACAGGGGCCAGTGGATTGGGAGGCCCTGCATAATAAAGGAGAGGATATCCAAGGGTTACAGAATACCTGAAATTGATCAGAAGCTCAGGTCATCCAGGACCCGGAGGGAGGCCAGGCTCATCAACCAGGCCAAGGGCGCGGGTGTGCAGACACCAGTACTGTTCGATGTCGACCCTGATGGAGGGGTTATGGTCATGGAGGAGGTTCGCGGCACCCCATTCAGGGACGCTGTTGAGGATACAGAGCTCTGTTCAAGGATCGGTGAGGCCATAGGGAGGCTCCACCACGCCGGTATAATACACGGGGATCTCACAGGATCCAACATAATCATCAGGGGGGATGATGTGGTATTCATAGACTTTGGACTTGGGAGGTTCTCAGATGAAATCGAGGATATGGGTGTTGATCTCCTTGTCCTCAAAAAGTCCCTTGAAAGCACCCACTACGCCCTGGCCGGCGAGTGTTTCAGCAGGGTCCTTGAGGGGTACGGTAAGATAATAGATGCTGACATCCAGTCAAAGATAAGGGAGATAGAGTCCCGGGGAAGATACACTGACTGA
- the cobT gene encoding nicotinate mononucleotide-dependent phosphoribosyltransferase CobT: MFDGLKIYGSGNYLEGVTDRDSLFICAVATTETSRIPGITGAGASPELTEYTPAADVELIVHDAPRCLPEIPQTIVEGEAAPTPAVITKAALELAEVPFMVADAGASVKPDVPYININSEPGGDIRTGRAVTEPQRIYERGLMVGRTLSSLTEHLVVGESTPAGTTTALGVLTALGYDADFRVSASMPHNPHDLKREVVMAGLSNAGIEKGDCSREPFRAVEAVGDPMIPAVAGICMGSTVPVTLAGGTQMTAVCALMRAIDPDFDFSDTAIATTIFVAEDSTSDINRIAEQIGDIDIYAVDPDFGSASHRGLHEYLNGSVKEGVGAGGAMLLALLHGIPVEMVRERIEELCNTILA; encoded by the coding sequence ATGTTTGATGGACTGAAGATCTATGGTTCTGGCAATTACCTTGAAGGTGTTACTGACAGGGATTCCCTGTTCATCTGCGCCGTTGCAACAACCGAGACATCAAGAATCCCGGGAATAACAGGGGCAGGAGCAAGCCCCGAACTCACAGAGTACACTCCAGCAGCTGATGTTGAACTCATAGTTCATGATGCCCCCAGGTGTCTTCCTGAGATACCCCAGACCATCGTGGAGGGGGAGGCAGCCCCCACACCGGCTGTGATAACCAAGGCGGCCCTGGAACTTGCAGAGGTCCCCTTCATGGTCGCCGATGCAGGCGCCTCGGTTAAACCTGATGTTCCCTATATAAACATTAACTCCGAACCCGGAGGTGATATAAGGACAGGGAGGGCGGTCACCGAACCTCAAAGGATATATGAGAGGGGGTTGATGGTTGGAAGGACCCTCTCCTCCCTCACAGAGCATCTGGTGGTGGGTGAGAGCACACCGGCAGGTACAACAACTGCCCTGGGCGTTTTAACGGCCCTGGGATATGATGCTGATTTCAGGGTCAGCGCCAGCATGCCCCACAACCCACATGACCTCAAGAGGGAGGTTGTGATGGCAGGACTCAGTAATGCAGGGATCGAGAAGGGGGACTGTTCCAGGGAACCCTTCAGGGCAGTGGAGGCAGTGGGGGACCCCATGATACCTGCGGTTGCAGGGATATGCATGGGCAGCACTGTACCGGTGACCCTTGCAGGGGGTACCCAGATGACAGCGGTCTGCGCCCTTATGAGGGCCATTGACCCGGACTTCGACTTTTCAGATACAGCAATTGCAACGACCATATTCGTTGCCGAGGACAGCACCTCCGATATAAACAGGATAGCAGAGCAGATAGGTGATATTGACATCTATGCGGTTGACCCGGACTTCGGGTCTGCCTCGCACAGGGGGCTCCATGAGTACCTCAACGGTTCTGTGAAGGAGGGTGTTGGGGCCGGCGGCGCCATGCTACTGGCACTTCTCCATGGCATACCCGTTGAAATGGTGAGGGAGCGTATCGAGGAACTCTGCAATACAATACTGGCCTGA
- the uppP gene encoding undecaprenyl-diphosphatase UppP has product MDVFQAIVIGTVQGLTEFLPVSSSGHLVLVPELMGVSSSLAFDTVLHVGTLVAVVGYFWNDIVHMLGAFLSSLRDIPAGRFRRGIIEDPFKRLAWMVIIGTVPAGLAGVLFKDFFESLFSSLTAVGFFLLVTGFLLWGSENISRRVRKKLPVEKLGVRESLIIGCAQALAIAPGISRSGATISAGLFLGFERELAARYSFLLSIPAILGAALIQVKDIGAGMDLLGASMVAGFAAAAVSGYIAIKFLLKLIKERDLYIFAYYCWALGILILAAALI; this is encoded by the coding sequence ATGGACGTTTTTCAGGCCATAGTCATTGGAACAGTGCAGGGTTTGACCGAATTCCTGCCAGTAAGCAGCTCAGGCCACCTGGTGCTGGTGCCGGAACTTATGGGTGTTAGCTCCAGCCTTGCATTCGACACCGTGCTGCATGTGGGCACACTGGTGGCTGTCGTTGGATACTTCTGGAACGATATAGTTCACATGCTGGGGGCCTTCCTCTCAAGTCTGAGGGACATCCCCGCAGGTAGATTCAGGAGGGGAATCATTGAGGATCCCTTCAAGAGGCTTGCCTGGATGGTGATCATCGGTACTGTGCCGGCCGGCCTTGCTGGTGTACTGTTCAAGGACTTCTTTGAGTCACTTTTCAGCAGTTTAACCGCCGTGGGATTCTTCCTGCTGGTCACAGGCTTTCTGCTGTGGGGATCAGAGAATATCAGCAGGCGTGTGAGGAAGAAGCTTCCAGTTGAAAAACTCGGTGTCAGGGAGTCACTCATAATAGGGTGTGCCCAGGCCCTTGCCATAGCACCCGGCATATCACGTTCAGGTGCAACAATCTCTGCGGGCCTGTTTCTCGGCTTTGAGAGGGAACTTGCAGCAAGGTACAGCTTCCTCCTCTCCATACCCGCGATACTCGGGGCCGCCCTCATCCAGGTCAAGGACATTGGAGCCGGAATGGACCTCCTGGGTGCCAGCATGGTTGCAGGGTTTGCTGCAGCGGCTGTGTCAGGTTACATAGCCATAAAGTTCCTCCTTAAACTCATAAAGGAGAGGGACCTCTACATATTCGCCTACTACTGCTGGGCACTGGGTATCCTGATCCTTGCAGCCGCCCTCATCTAA
- the ilvE gene encoding branched-chain-amino-acid transaminase: MSCEASGKIWLNGEMVEWEEATVHVLSHVVHYGSSVFEGIRCYRNSKGSAIFRLREHVKRLFDSAKIYRMDIPYTQDQISDAIVETVRENGLEECYIRPVVFRGYGEMGVHPVNCPVDVAVAAWEWGAYLGAEALEVGVDAGVSTWRRMAPNTMPNMAKAGGNYLNSQLAKMEAVRHGYDEAIMLDYHGYISEGSGENIFLVSEGEIYTPPVSSSLLRGITRDSVIKIARTEGVTVHEEPITREMLYIADEAFFTGTAVEITPIRSVDGIEIGAGRRGPVTKLLQDEFFRIIRAETEDSFGWLTYI, from the coding sequence ATGTCATGCGAAGCCAGTGGAAAGATATGGTTAAACGGTGAAATGGTTGAATGGGAAGAAGCCACCGTCCACGTACTCTCACATGTTGTGCATTATGGATCATCTGTCTTTGAGGGAATAAGGTGCTACAGGAACAGTAAGGGGTCAGCCATCTTCCGTTTGCGGGAGCATGTTAAACGCCTTTTTGATTCTGCAAAGATATACCGGATGGACATACCCTACACCCAGGATCAGATATCTGATGCCATAGTTGAGACCGTCAGGGAGAACGGACTTGAGGAGTGCTATATAAGACCCGTGGTATTCCGGGGATACGGTGAGATGGGTGTTCACCCGGTGAACTGCCCAGTGGACGTCGCTGTGGCTGCCTGGGAATGGGGGGCCTATCTGGGTGCAGAGGCCCTTGAGGTTGGTGTCGATGCTGGTGTTTCAACCTGGCGGAGGATGGCACCAAACACAATGCCCAACATGGCAAAGGCCGGCGGTAACTACCTCAACTCACAGCTTGCCAAGATGGAGGCTGTGAGACACGGCTATGATGAGGCCATAATGCTGGACTACCATGGCTACATAAGTGAGGGTAGCGGGGAGAACATATTCCTCGTCAGTGAGGGTGAAATTTACACCCCCCCTGTTTCATCATCCCTTCTGAGGGGGATAACAAGGGACTCCGTAATAAAGATAGCCAGGACCGAGGGTGTTACCGTGCATGAGGAACCCATAACCAGGGAGATGCTCTACATCGCAGATGAGGCCTTCTTCACAGGTACAGCCGTAGAGATAACACCCATCAGATCAGTTGATGGCATAGAGATAGGTGCCGGGCGAAGGGGTCCCGTGACAAAGCTGCTGCAGGATGAGTTCTTCAGGATAATCAGGGCAGAGACAGAGGACAGCTTCGGATGGCTCACCTACATCTGA
- a CDS encoding NPXTG-anchored protein, with protein sequence MYRFLLVAMIFLAMGAAAAQETDDNLQANSDLAVDAEYLDLDENIITTASVGDEVFEGVAVTNLGPGNATGVKVDITRSSQYPFEYLEHEVSWDSGANWIYNDPSYDPLTSRWTIGNLPVGAVYKLVVHQRATASGTSQFTATISGDQPDLNTTNNNDTATIIIKESQEVPAAGAGMVPMQETGAAAGLLVAGIGILGAGMVISRR encoded by the coding sequence ATGTACAGATTTCTTTTGGTTGCCATGATTTTCCTTGCCATGGGCGCTGCAGCTGCCCAGGAAACTGATGACAACTTACAGGCAAATTCAGATCTTGCAGTGGACGCAGAATACCTTGATCTTGATGAAAACATTATAACCACTGCCAGCGTTGGCGATGAGGTCTTTGAGGGAGTTGCAGTCACAAACCTCGGCCCTGGAAATGCAACCGGAGTGAAGGTCGATATAACAAGGAGCAGTCAGTATCCCTTTGAGTACCTTGAACATGAGGTTTCATGGGACAGTGGGGCAAACTGGATCTACAATGATCCATCCTACGACCCATTGACCAGCCGGTGGACCATCGGGAACCTACCTGTGGGCGCGGTCTACAAACTTGTTGTGCACCAGAGGGCCACGGCGTCCGGGACCTCACAGTTCACAGCAACAATCTCAGGGGATCAGCCAGACCTCAATACCACAAACAATAATGACACTGCAACAATCATAATAAAGGAATCTCAGGAAGTTCCAGCAGCTGGAGCAGGAATGGTCCCAATGCAGGAGACAGGCGCAGCAGCAGGTTTACTTGTGGCTGGAATAGGCATACTTGGAGCAGGAATGGTTATCTCAAGAAGATAA